One Nostoc punctiforme PCC 73102 DNA window includes the following coding sequences:
- a CDS encoding NHLP bacteriocin export ABC transporter permease/ATPase subunit, with translation MVNQISDRHFQGKVYPLKSNEPILLNDPQTIWIVHSGSVALFAVTVKNGVIVGTRRYLFSSESGEALFGTAAHHDSTESQILAISIGKAELLKVESECFRELVANADMNVVALVEGWLHKFNATLLSAVVPPIQIRASGQERFSLIAGQTLQPKSNTVLWVQVQEGVLYSLGIKELTLVSQTGIVPLTHAIWIEADDAAQIATEITSSLRDTNTLLSGLSVHSQQFLFWNQLREQQERTEELQRLKARENLNQQVTTEALGELASPLMPPKADFFQKGVPLLVAAGAVGKTLGMKISAPGKSEDLERLENPLEAIARASHLRLRQVLLRDKWWQQDCGPLVAFLQKDEETHPVALLPISANRYELYNPITQTRNPVDADIAARVVPVAYMFYRSFPDKALSVFDVIKFALAGRSKDLLIILFAGVVVTLLGMLVPQATAILIDNAIPDSDRNSLMQVGLGLLVAAFATALFRLVQGFSLLRLETTSDASTQAAMWDRLLNLPVSFFRQYTTGDLLSRTNSVSQIRRQLGGTILIQLITSLFAFLNLGLLFYYSPELSLIAVAIAIVTIAVTTISGMILVRKVHPLLEIEGNIFGQVVELINGISKLRVAGAQKRGFAFWSKNYSRQIKLELSTQQVEDIVAVFNTVMPTLTSGILFWFTVQLLMKAEMTGTAGLTIGTFLAFNSAFGTFVGGATGMSNTVTDILQVIPQWKRAQPIVEMLPEVEHNKADPGKLMGRIAVDRVCFRYRKDGALILEDINIYAEPGEFIALVGGSGSGKSTLLRLLLSFETPEDGSIYYDGQDLLGLDVSAVRRQLGVVLQNGKIMSSSIFDNLAGGARITLDEAWEAARMAGFADDIDAMPMGMHTVISEGGGNLSGGQRQRLLIAKALVLKPRILLFDEATSALDNRTQAIVSESLDKLQVTRIVIAHRLSTIRNAHRIYVLQAGKVVQQGSFDELAFIEGLFAQLMQRQMA, from the coding sequence ATGGTTAACCAAATTAGCGATCGCCACTTTCAAGGAAAAGTATATCCTCTTAAAAGCAATGAGCCAATCCTACTCAACGATCCGCAGACTATTTGGATAGTTCACTCTGGCTCTGTAGCTCTGTTTGCCGTAACGGTCAAGAATGGTGTAATTGTCGGAACTCGCCGTTATCTTTTCAGCAGCGAATCTGGAGAAGCTCTATTTGGTACTGCTGCTCACCACGACTCAACTGAGAGTCAGATATTGGCAATTTCAATAGGAAAAGCAGAGTTACTAAAAGTAGAAAGCGAATGTTTTCGGGAATTAGTCGCTAATGCAGATATGAATGTTGTGGCATTAGTGGAAGGATGGTTGCATAAGTTCAACGCCACACTCTTGTCAGCCGTTGTCCCTCCCATTCAAATAAGAGCATCTGGACAAGAACGATTTTCGCTAATTGCTGGTCAAACTCTGCAACCAAAATCAAATACAGTCCTTTGGGTACAAGTTCAAGAAGGAGTTTTATACTCGCTAGGAATCAAAGAACTTACCCTAGTATCACAAACAGGAATAGTGCCACTGACTCATGCTATATGGATAGAGGCAGATGATGCGGCTCAAATTGCTACAGAAATCACTAGTTCCCTACGAGATACAAATACTTTACTTTCTGGACTATCTGTGCATAGTCAGCAATTCCTATTTTGGAATCAGCTGAGGGAACAGCAAGAACGCACCGAAGAACTACAGCGACTAAAAGCACGGGAAAACCTCAATCAGCAGGTGACGACAGAAGCTTTGGGAGAGCTAGCATCGCCACTGATGCCTCCAAAAGCTGACTTTTTTCAGAAAGGTGTACCACTATTAGTAGCTGCTGGTGCCGTTGGGAAAACTTTGGGGATGAAAATTTCTGCTCCTGGTAAGTCAGAAGACCTCGAACGACTCGAAAATCCTTTGGAGGCGATCGCACGAGCTTCACACTTACGGTTGCGGCAAGTTTTACTCCGGGATAAATGGTGGCAGCAAGATTGCGGCCCTTTGGTAGCATTTCTTCAGAAAGATGAAGAAACTCATCCAGTGGCGTTGCTCCCTATTTCTGCCAATCGCTACGAACTCTACAATCCAATTACCCAAACCCGCAACCCTGTTGATGCTGATATTGCCGCTAGGGTAGTTCCAGTTGCATATATGTTTTATCGGTCTTTTCCGGATAAAGCTCTTTCTGTTTTTGATGTAATTAAATTCGCCCTCGCCGGTCGCAGTAAAGACTTATTGATTATTCTTTTCGCCGGTGTTGTCGTTACTTTATTGGGAATGCTTGTACCGCAAGCTACAGCGATTTTAATTGATAATGCAATTCCTGATAGCGATCGCAATTCCTTAATGCAAGTTGGTTTAGGATTACTGGTTGCGGCTTTTGCAACAGCCCTATTTCGTTTGGTTCAAGGATTTTCTCTGCTGCGCTTAGAAACGACATCTGATGCGTCTACCCAGGCAGCGATGTGGGATAGGTTGTTAAATTTACCTGTCTCCTTTTTTCGCCAGTACACTACAGGGGATCTTCTATCTCGCACCAACTCTGTGAGCCAAATACGTCGTCAGCTAGGCGGTACGATTTTAATCCAGCTGATTACCAGTCTCTTTGCTTTCCTCAATTTAGGACTTTTATTTTACTATAGCCCTGAACTATCTCTAATTGCTGTTGCGATCGCAATAGTAACTATTGCTGTCACTACTATTTCGGGAATGATTCTGGTTCGTAAAGTTCATCCCCTCTTAGAAATCGAAGGAAATATCTTTGGGCAAGTTGTAGAGTTAATCAACGGTATATCTAAACTCCGAGTTGCTGGGGCCCAAAAGCGCGGCTTTGCCTTTTGGAGTAAAAATTACAGTCGGCAAATAAAACTCGAACTTAGCACTCAACAAGTTGAAGACATTGTGGCTGTGTTCAACACGGTGATGCCAACACTTACATCTGGAATACTTTTTTGGTTTACAGTCCAGCTACTAATGAAAGCTGAAATGACTGGCACAGCTGGATTAACTATTGGGACTTTTCTGGCATTCAATAGTGCTTTTGGTACTTTTGTCGGCGGGGCGACAGGGATGAGTAACACGGTAACTGATATTTTACAAGTTATCCCACAATGGAAACGCGCCCAGCCAATTGTGGAGATGTTGCCGGAAGTAGAACATAACAAAGCAGATCCGGGTAAACTTATGGGGAGAATCGCTGTAGACCGTGTTTGTTTCCGCTACCGAAAAGATGGCGCTTTAATTTTAGAAGACATTAATATTTATGCTGAACCAGGAGAATTTATTGCACTAGTGGGAGGTTCTGGCAGTGGTAAATCTACCCTGTTGCGATTGCTACTAAGTTTTGAAACACCTGAAGACGGCAGCATTTATTATGATGGACAAGATTTATTGGGGCTAGATGTTAGTGCTGTGCGCCGACAGTTAGGCGTAGTTTTGCAGAATGGCAAAATTATGTCTAGTTCGATTTTTGATAACCTGGCTGGTGGTGCTAGGATTACCTTGGATGAAGCTTGGGAAGCAGCTAGAATGGCTGGGTTTGCTGATGATATCGATGCGATGCCGATGGGAATGCATACGGTTATCAGTGAGGGAGGAGGTAATCTTTCTGGTGGACAACGACAGCGATTGCTCATTGCCAAAGCTTTAGTGTTGAAACCTCGGATTTTGCTGTTTGACGAGGCAACCAGTGCTTTAGATAATAGAACCCAAGCAATTGTGAGCGAAAGTTTAGATAAACTGCAAGTTACTCGCATTGTTATCGCCCATCGACTGAGTACAATTCGCAATGCTCATCGCATCTATGTATTGCAAGCAGGTAAGGTTGTACAACAAGGGAGTTTTGACGAGCTAGCTTTTATAGAAGGGCTATTTGCTCAGTTGATGCAAAGACAGATGGCTTAG